One Gadus morhua chromosome 1, gadMor3.0, whole genome shotgun sequence DNA segment encodes these proteins:
- the LOC115531128 gene encoding uncharacterized protein LOC115531128, translated as MDLVWEFTERDYRKSLKKKETLQLFVDFEKLIPKMETPELERECYNLYSQLLKKKTTTEQKKKLRRLRSLFVEKRIELEQDSQLTERMYTQLHMETKDLNRRLTELIDQLHDKMLTPKQKWKLNGFIHRLLKDTEDLEMAFVGGAAGEGTSGPSSTPLLSPELPAGLETSIPPAPSSETQPAETTPLMSSESPAPTGDQQEHTSRTSTPDVTMDGHDDDQSLDALAYRSGTGQLDIEMGPVQTLPKDRNRIL; from the exons ATGGACCTGGTTTGGGAGTTCactg aaCGGGATTATAGAAAAAGTCTGAAG AAAAAGGAAACACTGCAACTGTTTGTTG ATTTTGAAAAACTAATACCTAAGatg gaaacacCGGAACTGGAGAGGGAGTGTTACA ATTTATATTCTCAACTTCTGAAG aaaaaaacaacaactgaacaGAAGAAGAAGTTGCGGa GATTACGTTCTCTATTTGTGGAG AAAAGGATAGAACTGGAACAGGATTCTCAGTTGactg AACGGATGTACACACAACTTCATATG gaaacaaaggaCCTGAACAGGAGGTTAactg aaTTGATTGATCAACTTCATGAc aaaaTGTTAACACCGAAACAGAAGTGGAAGTTAAATG GATTTATTCATCGACTTCTgaag GATACAGAGGATCTTGAGATGGCGTTTgttg GTGGAGCTGCAGGAGAAGGGACATCTGGTCCCTCAtccacacctctcctctctccggaGCTT cctgcaggtctagagacatccatccctccagctccctccagtgaaacacagcctgcag AAACTACACCACTAATGTCCAGTGAATCTCCTGCACCAACCGGGGACCAACAAGAACACACTTCAAGAACAAGTACCCCTGATGTAACTATGGATGGTCATGATGATGACCAGAGTCTGGATGCCCTCGCCTACCGGTCTGGTACTGGACAGCTAGACATTGAGATGGGTCCAGTCCAAACACTGCCCAAAGATCGTAACAGGATTCTTTAA